The proteins below come from a single Acidobacteriota bacterium genomic window:
- a CDS encoding ABC-F family ATP-binding cassette domain-containing protein, translating to MLFRLSDVTKSYGGTEILKGVSFQVNPNEKVGLVGRNGAGKTTVFRIITGQEAADEGDVIKMNGLKLGLLDQHVDFGEAETVHTAALSAFKEIHDMEAEMRLLEKQMETDHSEAVLDRYADLQTAFEHADGFSYAAKAEAVLLGMGFPTDKWFEDVRSLSGGQKNRLGMVRLLLSSADVLLLDEPTNHLDVEAVEWLENFLKEIDKAYVVISHDRYFLDRITNRIVEMDRGQAITYKGNYSKYLEDRELRREQQLREYENQQALINKTQEFIRRNLEGQKTKQAKSRRTLLAKMERIEAVTSEKSGGNFGLKQVERTGNNVLTAEDLTIGYDTNVLAKKLNFSIHRGDALGIIGGNGTGKSTLIKTLLGNIRELDGKIHWGTKTNIGYYSQNLEGLEPRNEVVQELRRVAPMADNGTLRGFLAKFLFMGEDVFKPVSALSGGEKGRLALAKLIYSQKNVLILDEPTNHLDIPSRESLENALEEYDGTIIVVSHDRFFLDKIVNQILAFENDGTVANFDGNYTEYHDWKVERDAHRKKLGDVPVPSRAASPLAEASQAKAETTARISNLSKNQINQLEKRISQIEGEIPGLEAAAAKLTEEMAAPEISADYGKLAEKTKKLTETETKIKALYEEWERAAGELD from the coding sequence ATGCTTTTCAGACTTTCAGACGTAACAAAATCATACGGCGGAACCGAGATACTCAAGGGCGTCTCGTTTCAGGTCAACCCGAACGAAAAAGTCGGCCTCGTCGGTAGAAATGGTGCCGGCAAGACTACGGTTTTCCGAATCATCACGGGCCAGGAAGCTGCCGATGAAGGCGATGTGATCAAGATGAACGGCCTCAAGCTGGGGCTGCTCGACCAGCACGTCGATTTCGGCGAGGCAGAGACAGTTCACACTGCAGCGCTTTCGGCGTTCAAGGAAATTCACGACATGGAGGCCGAGATGCGTCTGCTCGAAAAGCAGATGGAAACCGACCATTCGGAGGCTGTCCTGGACCGCTATGCTGATCTTCAAACCGCATTTGAACACGCGGACGGATTTTCGTACGCGGCAAAAGCCGAGGCTGTTTTGCTCGGTATGGGATTTCCTACGGACAAATGGTTCGAGGATGTAAGATCGCTCTCCGGCGGACAGAAGAACCGGCTGGGAATGGTTCGTCTCCTGCTCTCTTCGGCGGACGTTCTGTTGCTGGACGAGCCCACAAATCACCTCGATGTTGAAGCAGTAGAATGGCTAGAGAACTTCCTGAAAGAGATCGATAAGGCGTACGTGGTCATCAGCCATGACCGATACTTCCTTGACCGAATTACGAACCGTATCGTTGAAATGGACCGCGGCCAGGCGATCACCTACAAAGGCAACTACTCAAAATACCTCGAAGATCGCGAGCTGCGCCGTGAACAGCAGCTTCGCGAGTACGAGAATCAACAGGCACTGATCAACAAAACGCAGGAATTCATCCGCCGCAATCTTGAAGGCCAGAAAACTAAGCAGGCTAAATCACGCCGCACCCTGCTCGCCAAGATGGAACGGATCGAGGCCGTGACCAGCGAGAAATCGGGCGGCAATTTCGGTCTGAAGCAGGTCGAGCGGACCGGGAATAACGTACTCACGGCAGAGGATCTGACGATCGGCTACGATACAAATGTACTTGCGAAGAAGTTGAATTTCTCGATCCATCGCGGCGATGCTCTTGGCATTATCGGCGGCAACGGAACCGGGAAATCGACTTTAATAAAAACGCTGCTTGGTAATATCCGCGAACTGGACGGTAAGATCCACTGGGGTACGAAAACAAATATCGGCTATTATTCGCAGAACCTGGAAGGCCTGGAACCGCGAAACGAGGTCGTGCAGGAACTTCGCCGCGTTGCTCCGATGGCGGATAATGGAACGCTTCGCGGATTTCTCGCAAAATTCCTGTTCATGGGCGAGGATGTTTTCAAGCCAGTTTCGGCACTCTCAGGAGGCGAAAAGGGAAGGCTTGCGCTCGCGAAACTTATTTATTCCCAAAAGAACGTCCTGATCCTCGACGAGCCAACAAACCATCTCGATATCCCGTCTCGTGAATCACTCGAGAATGCACTTGAGGAATATGACGGCACGATCATCGTCGTCAGCCACGATAGGTTTTTCCTCGATAAGATCGTGAATCAGATACTGGCTTTTGAGAACGACGGCACTGTTGCGAATTTTGATGGAAACTATACCGAATATCACGACTGGAAGGTGGAACGCGACGCCCATCGCAAAAAGCTAGGCGATGTCCCGGTTCCATCGCGTGCCGCTTCGCCCCTTGCAGAAGCGTCACAGGCAAAAGCAGAGACAACCGCTAGAATTAGCAATCTCTCGAAGAATCAGATCAATCAGCTCGAAAAACGCATCTCGCAGATCGAAGGCGAGATTCCGGGCCTCGAAGCAGCCGCAGCAAAATTGACCGAGGAAATGGCTGCGCCTGAGATCTCGGCCGATTATGGAAAGCTCGCGGAGAAGACCAAAAAGCTAACTGAGACCGAAACAAAGATCAAGGCACTCTACGAGGAATGGGAGCGAGCCGCAGGCGAACTTGATTAA
- a CDS encoding biopolymer transporter ExbD, giving the protein MGAQIGGDSEYNSEINVTPMVDVMLVLLIIFMIVTPLLQQGVSVNLPRDMVSPDEDADIAKDTSVIIAIPDNSNFYIGKEQFPLDALGDVIKRRMEGKTPEKRIVYIKSGVDVEYGRVVQAIETIRKQDIDKIGLVADKKKGGDAPK; this is encoded by the coding sequence ATGGGTGCACAAATAGGTGGCGATTCCGAATATAACTCGGAAATTAACGTAACCCCGATGGTTGATGTGATGTTGGTGCTGCTGATCATTTTCATGATCGTCACACCTCTCCTTCAACAGGGTGTTTCCGTTAATCTTCCGAGGGATATGGTGAGTCCAGATGAAGACGCTGATATTGCAAAGGATACTTCTGTGATCATTGCGATCCCGGATAACAGCAATTTCTATATCGGCAAGGAACAGTTTCCGCTCGATGCTTTGGGAGATGTGATCAAACGGCGTATGGAAGGAAAAACGCCGGAAAAACGCATTGTATATATCAAGAGCGGTGTGGATGTCGAATACGGACGGGTGGTTCAGGCCATTGAGACGATCCGTAAGCAGGACATCGATAAGATCGGACTGGTCGCTGACAAAAAGAAGGGCGGAGACGCACCTAAATAG
- a CDS encoding SurA N-terminal domain-containing protein yields the protein MQINRKGILNLAGIAVLAAFFTACGGGPTGNNTTVGGGDPAEVAATVNGKAISMQEVDRGVKQQAQGQESKLSQLELAGARLQVLQTLVEQEVMFQKAEKENMVPSDEEITGEVNKRKTASGLSVEEFDKQLTQAGLDEKSFRENIKKGLAIQKLIDKVTARIETPKDKEITDFFNSNPEMFVKKRGVRLAAIVIDPSDSGQGGS from the coding sequence GTGCAAATTAACAGAAAAGGGATCCTTAACCTCGCGGGTATTGCAGTTCTTGCCGCGTTTTTCACGGCCTGCGGTGGCGGACCGACGGGCAATAATACAACAGTCGGCGGCGGCGATCCTGCAGAAGTAGCCGCAACGGTCAATGGCAAGGCGATCAGCATGCAGGAAGTTGACCGCGGCGTCAAGCAGCAGGCTCAGGGCCAGGAGAGCAAACTCTCGCAGCTTGAACTCGCAGGTGCCCGCCTTCAGGTCCTTCAAACGCTGGTCGAGCAGGAAGTAATGTTCCAGAAGGCCGAGAAGGAGAATATGGTCCCGAGTGACGAAGAGATCACGGGCGAGGTCAACAAGCGTAAAACGGCAAGCGGACTTTCGGTCGAGGAATTTGACAAGCAGCTCACGCAGGCGGGCCTTGATGAGAAATCTTTCCGCGAGAATATTAAGAAGGGACTCGCTATTCAGAAGCTGATCGACAAGGTCACGGCTCGTATCGAGACGCCGAAGGACAAAGAGATCACCGATTTCTTTAACAGCAATCCTGAAATGTTCGTCAAGAAGCGTGGCGTTCGTCTCGCGGCGATCGTTATCGATCCTTCGGACAGCGGCCAGGGGGGCTCGTGA
- a CDS encoding 50S ribosomal protein L28 — protein MAKRCDVCGKGPQFGNNVSHANNKTRRRFNPNLQPVRVQLPAGGNGRMKVCTRCIKSGKVIKAA, from the coding sequence ATGGCAAAACGCTGCGACGTATGCGGGAAAGGCCCGCAGTTTGGAAATAACGTATCACACGCTAACAACAAGACCAGAAGGCGATTCAATCCGAATCTTCAACCGGTGCGTGTTCAACTTCCCGCCGGCGGAAACGGACGTATGAAAGTCTGTACCCGCTGCATTAAGTCCGGAAAAGTTATCAAAGCTGCTTAA
- a CDS encoding RidA family protein, which translates to MKEFVSTDKAPGAIGPYSQAVKAGGMVYCSGQIPIDPATGEFVSDDVSEQTEQVLKNLGEVLTAAGVGFENVVKATIFLASMDDFALVNQVYGKYFSDNKPARATVQAARLPRDAKVEIDCIAVV; encoded by the coding sequence ATGAAAGAGTTCGTTTCGACAGACAAGGCTCCGGGGGCGATCGGCCCTTATTCTCAGGCCGTTAAGGCCGGTGGGATGGTTTACTGCTCTGGACAGATACCCATCGACCCTGCGACGGGTGAATTCGTCTCAGATGACGTTTCTGAGCAAACTGAGCAGGTCTTAAAGAACCTTGGTGAAGTTTTGACCGCAGCTGGTGTTGGATTCGAAAATGTCGTGAAAGCAACGATCTTTCTGGCGAGCATGGATGATTTTGCTCTTGTGAATCAGGTTTACGGTAAGTACTTCAGCGACAACAAACCGGCGCGAGCGACCGTGCAGGCAGCTAGACTGCCGCGTGATGCTAAAGTCGAGATCGATTGTATCGCCGTTGTTTAG
- a CDS encoding TonB family protein, which yields MFDQLVESKSNSRENRRKGEFLLGIGVLAVFTLLTMWTVSLFGKDFGMGGDDLALTTLVAPVPVPDEEPPPEPEKKPEQAKQPDVDVRKELIQNIMQSPVKPPDVISTAKNPVKEMRLDRMTKLGSNDSDTGAKVDSGRAQVVSDGGTGGLSTGTGTGKTGNDDNDEPPPPPKADPTPKPVPKMVSQGVLNGKATSLPKPAYPAAAKAVRAGGSVSVQVVISEAGSVISASAVSGHPLLRAAAESAARGARFSPTLLSGQPVKVSGVITYNFVP from the coding sequence ATGTTCGATCAACTTGTTGAATCAAAAAGTAACTCACGTGAAAATCGCCGCAAGGGCGAATTCCTGCTGGGGATTGGCGTTCTCGCCGTTTTCACGCTGCTGACCATGTGGACAGTTAGCCTGTTTGGGAAGGACTTTGGCATGGGCGGCGATGATCTCGCTCTGACCACCCTCGTTGCCCCCGTTCCGGTTCCAGACGAGGAACCGCCGCCGGAGCCCGAGAAGAAGCCGGAGCAGGCTAAGCAGCCGGACGTTGATGTTCGTAAAGAGCTGATCCAGAACATCATGCAGAGCCCGGTTAAGCCGCCTGATGTGATCAGTACCGCAAAAAATCCTGTAAAGGAAATGAGGCTTGATCGAATGACCAAGCTTGGGTCCAATGACTCCGATACCGGGGCGAAAGTGGATTCTGGCCGAGCTCAGGTAGTAAGTGACGGCGGTACTGGCGGCCTCTCTACTGGTACTGGAACTGGTAAAACTGGCAATGATGACAATGATGAACCACCTCCGCCGCCCAAAGCTGACCCTACGCCGAAGCCTGTGCCCAAGATGGTTTCTCAGGGTGTGCTGAACGGTAAGGCTACGAGCCTGCCGAAACCGGCGTATCCAGCCGCTGCAAAGGCTGTGCGTGCGGGCGGTTCCGTTAGCGTTCAGGTGGTCATCAGCGAGGCGGGAAGCGTTATTTCTGCAAGCGCCGTCAGTGGGCATCCACTGCTCCGAGCTGCTGCTGAAAGCGCCGCACGCGGGGCACGATTCAGCCCGACGCTACTTTCCGGCCAGCCGGTCAAAGTATCGGGTGTGATCACTTACAATTTCGTTCCTTAG
- a CDS encoding biopolymer transporter ExbD has translation MGMSTGGGSAGAKPSINVTPLIDVLLVLIIIFMVITPLKPSRFEAKVPAEPKDQPQANVKPNPLTLVVSISKETKGITLNNEPFGDVSDTEKLGNRLKEIFKDRENNGVFREGTNEVEKTIFIKSPKSVRYGDVVKVIDAAKAAGASPVGLQIDDLTD, from the coding sequence ATGGGAATGTCCACAGGTGGCGGCTCCGCTGGAGCCAAACCTTCCATTAACGTAACTCCGTTGATCGATGTGCTGCTCGTGCTCATCATCATCTTCATGGTCATTACGCCGCTCAAGCCGAGTCGCTTTGAGGCAAAGGTGCCCGCGGAACCGAAAGATCAGCCACAGGCCAATGTGAAGCCAAATCCGCTCACTTTGGTAGTGTCGATCAGCAAGGAAACGAAAGGCATAACGCTCAACAATGAGCCGTTTGGCGACGTTTCTGATACGGAAAAGCTTGGTAATCGGCTTAAAGAGATCTTCAAGGACAGAGAGAACAACGGCGTTTTCCGCGAGGGTACGAACGAGGTTGAGAAGACGATCTTTATCAAGTCGCCCAAATCAGTCCGGTACGGTGACGTTGTTAAAGTAATTGATGCCGCAAAAGCAGCCGGTGCGTCGCCCGTCGGTCTTCAGATCGATGATTTAACAGATTAA
- a CDS encoding bifunctional (p)ppGpp synthetase/guanosine-3',5'-bis(diphosphate) 3'-pyrophosphohydrolase: MIRIEDVIERVQENRRGADIDLIRRAYLFSALHHRGQTRASGEPYLVHPIEVAALLAEMRLDEVSVSTGLLHDVVEDTLVDLETIKSYFGDEIALLVDGLTKIANISDLSKEKQQAENVRKMVLAMITDVRVVLIKLADRLHNMRTMQFLKPEKRARISQETLDIYAPIAHRLGMGKMRSELEDLAFQNLHPEEYKRLAKEVDARRPELEGILEKIKATIVEKLTENEVPFVAIEGRVKRLYSLWKKLKKQKITIEQVYDLIAARIITENDRKYCYLTLSVIHDTWTPVPERFKDWIAIPRDNLYQSLHTSVIGDGGQPFEVQIRTQEMHQIAEEGVAAHWKYKENSLGKQEEDDALDELRKTVEKLLLPLVETSEEHGDSEDFIETLKLDLYPKDVYAFTPMGKVIQLPRGSTLIDFAYAIHSQVGDTCTGAKINGRIVPLRSELQNGDVVEILTTASSHPSSDWLNYAVTSKARNRIRHHITTSQRAESIEIGRRLLQQEAEKFQISPKKFISNDTEMRRIANEYGLGRPDDLLASIGYGKTLPRNVMAKHLGPEKFSELDPENKKDTRLKTGMKAVRKFIGLGEDAIIVKGVDNLLINRAKCCNPLRGEAIIGYISLEKGIVVHNKRCKNVSQLMLNKDRIVDVEWAKSDEKQKQSVQLLATTENRTGMIAGITNAIANIKTGIRDARANVTKDDLGIIEVTVEVFDKKHLDKVVSAIEQVPGVIAVERVNA; this comes from the coding sequence ATGATCCGGATCGAGGACGTAATTGAAAGGGTTCAGGAAAACCGTCGCGGAGCAGATATTGACCTGATCCGCCGGGCGTACCTTTTCTCGGCCCTGCATCATCGCGGTCAAACGCGCGCCTCGGGGGAGCCGTATCTCGTCCATCCAATTGAGGTTGCGGCGTTACTCGCGGAGATGCGCCTCGATGAGGTCAGTGTTTCGACCGGCTTACTGCACGACGTCGTGGAAGACACGCTTGTCGATCTCGAAACGATCAAGTCGTATTTTGGCGATGAGATCGCCCTTCTGGTGGACGGGCTAACAAAGATCGCAAATATCAGCGATCTTTCCAAAGAAAAGCAGCAGGCTGAGAATGTTCGCAAGATGGTTCTCGCGATGATCACTGACGTTCGCGTTGTTCTCATCAAACTCGCTGATCGGCTGCACAACATGCGAACAATGCAGTTTCTCAAGCCTGAGAAACGAGCCCGAATTTCTCAAGAAACCCTTGACATCTATGCCCCCATCGCACATCGACTCGGTATGGGTAAGATGCGAAGTGAGCTCGAAGACCTCGCTTTTCAGAATCTCCACCCTGAGGAATACAAACGACTTGCCAAAGAGGTTGATGCCCGCCGCCCGGAACTCGAAGGTATCCTCGAGAAGATAAAAGCGACCATTGTCGAGAAGTTGACTGAGAACGAGGTGCCCTTTGTCGCGATCGAAGGCCGCGTAAAACGCCTTTATTCGCTTTGGAAAAAGCTCAAGAAGCAAAAGATCACGATCGAGCAGGTCTACGACCTGATCGCCGCGCGAATTATTACCGAAAACGACCGCAAATACTGTTATCTGACGCTGAGCGTCATACATGACACCTGGACGCCTGTTCCAGAGAGGTTCAAGGATTGGATCGCCATACCGCGAGATAACCTCTACCAGTCGCTCCATACGTCCGTGATCGGGGATGGAGGGCAGCCCTTCGAGGTCCAGATCCGTACGCAGGAGATGCATCAGATCGCCGAGGAAGGCGTCGCTGCCCACTGGAAATACAAAGAAAACAGCCTCGGGAAGCAAGAAGAGGATGACGCTCTCGATGAACTTCGCAAGACCGTCGAGAAACTGCTGCTGCCGTTGGTTGAGACGTCTGAGGAACACGGCGACTCTGAAGATTTCATTGAGACGCTAAAACTTGATCTCTACCCGAAAGACGTTTACGCGTTCACTCCGATGGGCAAGGTAATTCAATTGCCGCGCGGGTCAACGCTCATTGATTTTGCGTACGCCATACACTCTCAGGTTGGCGATACGTGTACGGGGGCTAAGATAAACGGCCGGATCGTTCCGCTTCGCAGCGAACTGCAGAACGGCGATGTGGTCGAGATCCTAACGACCGCGAGTTCTCATCCGTCGAGTGACTGGCTTAACTATGCTGTCACGTCCAAAGCCCGCAATCGGATCCGCCATCACATCACGACTTCGCAGCGGGCGGAATCTATTGAGATCGGGCGCAGGCTGCTCCAGCAGGAGGCTGAAAAATTCCAGATATCGCCGAAGAAGTTTATTTCCAATGATACTGAAATGCGCCGCATTGCCAATGAATACGGGCTGGGCCGCCCTGATGATCTGCTTGCCTCGATCGGTTATGGCAAGACTTTGCCGCGTAATGTAATGGCAAAGCATCTCGGGCCAGAGAAATTCAGCGAGCTCGATCCCGAGAATAAAAAGGACACACGGCTCAAAACGGGCATGAAGGCTGTCCGCAAGTTCATTGGCCTTGGCGAGGACGCGATCATCGTCAAGGGCGTTGATAACCTGCTTATCAATCGAGCCAAATGCTGCAATCCGCTGCGGGGCGAAGCGATCATTGGCTATATTTCGCTCGAGAAAGGCATCGTCGTTCACAACAAACGCTGTAAGAATGTTTCGCAGCTAATGCTTAACAAGGACCGCATTGTTGATGTTGAATGGGCGAAAAGCGACGAGAAGCAGAAACAGTCGGTCCAACTTCTTGCTACCACCGAGAATCGCACGGGAATGATCGCGGGTATTACCAATGCTATCGCCAACATCAAAACCGGGATCCGTGATGCTCGCGCCAATGTGACTAAAGATGATCTAGGGATCATCGAGGTAACCGTCGAAGTATTCGATAAGAAACACCTCGATAAAGTCGTCAGTGCCATTGAACAAGTTCCCGGCGTCATCGCTGTAGAACGCGTAAATGCTTGA
- a CDS encoding PD40 domain-containing protein — translation MHKQFRGSIFVFAAIAISTISAFAQATLFRDPAISRTEITFSYAGDLWSVPRSGGDARRLTTGIGLEIDPYYSPDGTQIAFTGEYDGNTDVYVIPSAGGVPKRLTYHPSEDVVSGWTPDGKSVMFASSRNSSSNYTRLFTIGVDGGGLPSEVPLPMANRGWLSPDGQSVAYEPLTQWQSDWKYYKGGQTQPIWIAKLADSSIEKVPRVNSNDKCPMWVGDKVYFLSDRVGGIVSLFSFDTKTKKVEQIIDNKGLDIKYASAGAGAIVYEQFGTIFTLEGGSKTPKKIDIRVTGDFPGVRTRYEKVGSRISNAAVSPTGVRAVFEARGEIISAPADKGDARNLTNTPNVMERDPAWSPDGKWIAYFSDESGEYMLHLRDQTGMGEVKKWTLGSAPGFYSNPVWSPDSKKLAYNDNHMNLWFIDVEKGTNTKVDTNPYGTLDDVLAPSWSPDSKWITYVKQLDNRLRAVYLYSLEKSQASQVTDGLGDARYIVFDKSGKYIFFTASTNLAQTISFADLTGVDRQTSRSVYAIVLRNDTPSPLAPESDEEKIAPEKKPDAPAAPPAKKEPEATRIDPDGIDQRVIAIPAIPTRNFNNLYAGKAGTLYISEIPQASNATGLTIHKYDIEKRKLDEVKTGVGSFVVSDNGDKMLYSQGPSWNLVSTTVPARPGEGIVKTSDMEVFIDPRAEWRQMFNEIWRGERDFLYDPNTHGLDIEKAKKLYEPYLAAVQHRDDLNYLFREMLNQISVGHMFINGGDRPRAATVPGGLLGADYKIENGRYRFARVYNGENWNPQLRAPLTAPGVNVKAGEYLLAVGGRELKATDNIYQRFESTAGKQVLIKVGPNADGSGSREVTIIPTANEGGLRNLAWIEDNRRAVEKLSDGKLGYVYIPNTGGGGYTSFNRYFFAQTNKHGAVIDERFNSGGLLADYVVEYLNRQQFAKLAFREGKDWNVPAGSIYGPKAMLINELAGSGGDAMPWFFKKAKTGALIGKRTWGGLIASARIPTLMDGGSVTAPNGAVYGLNGEWEVENNGVAPDIEVEYDPAAWRAGRDPQLERAVEWLLAEIKKNPPKEYKRPAYPDYHKGRMLGKP, via the coding sequence ATGCACAAGCAATTTCGTGGTTCTATTTTTGTGTTCGCTGCGATCGCGATTTCAACGATCTCAGCTTTTGCTCAAGCGACCCTTTTTCGCGACCCGGCGATCAGCCGAACTGAGATAACCTTTTCCTATGCCGGTGATCTGTGGTCTGTGCCGCGAAGCGGCGGCGATGCGCGGCGTCTGACGACCGGCATCGGCCTCGAGATAGATCCCTACTATTCACCTGACGGCACACAGATCGCATTCACGGGCGAATATGACGGCAACACAGATGTTTACGTAATTCCCTCCGCCGGCGGCGTGCCGAAGCGGCTCACCTATCATCCTTCGGAGGATGTCGTTTCCGGGTGGACGCCTGATGGCAAGAGCGTGATGTTTGCGTCAAGCCGCAACAGCAGTTCGAACTATACGCGTCTGTTCACGATCGGCGTTGACGGCGGCGGCTTGCCGAGCGAAGTTCCGCTTCCAATGGCTAATCGCGGCTGGCTCTCGCCCGATGGCCAGTCCGTCGCCTATGAACCGCTTACACAGTGGCAAAGCGACTGGAAATATTACAAGGGCGGCCAGACGCAGCCGATCTGGATCGCGAAACTCGCAGATTCCAGCATAGAAAAAGTGCCTCGCGTCAATTCTAACGACAAATGCCCGATGTGGGTCGGCGACAAGGTCTATTTTCTCTCAGACCGTGTCGGCGGGATAGTCTCGTTATTCTCGTTCGATACGAAAACAAAAAAAGTAGAGCAGATCATCGATAACAAGGGGCTTGACATCAAATACGCCTCGGCCGGTGCGGGTGCGATCGTTTATGAGCAGTTCGGAACGATCTTTACACTCGAGGGCGGTTCAAAAACTCCTAAGAAGATTGATATTCGTGTGACGGGTGATTTTCCCGGCGTGCGAACACGCTACGAAAAGGTCGGCAGCCGCATTTCAAATGCCGCGGTTTCGCCAACGGGCGTTCGAGCAGTTTTTGAGGCACGCGGCGAGATCATTTCTGCCCCGGCAGATAAAGGCGATGCTCGCAACCTGACAAACACGCCCAACGTCATGGAACGCGATCCCGCGTGGTCGCCCGATGGCAAATGGATAGCATATTTTTCGGACGAGTCAGGCGAATATATGCTTCACCTTCGCGATCAGACGGGAATGGGCGAGGTTAAGAAATGGACGCTTGGCAGTGCTCCGGGATTCTACTCGAACCCTGTTTGGTCGCCCGACAGCAAAAAGCTCGCTTACAACGATAATCACATGAACCTCTGGTTCATCGATGTCGAAAAAGGCACGAACACGAAGGTCGATACCAATCCATACGGTACACTCGATGATGTTCTTGCACCATCCTGGTCGCCCGACAGCAAGTGGATCACCTACGTGAAGCAGCTCGATAATCGTCTGCGAGCCGTATATTTGTATTCACTCGAAAAAAGCCAGGCGAGCCAGGTGACAGACGGGCTCGGTGACGCCCGGTATATTGTCTTTGACAAAAGCGGCAAGTACATTTTCTTCACGGCAAGTACAAACTTGGCCCAGACGATCAGTTTTGCCGATCTCACAGGGGTTGACCGGCAGACGTCGCGTAGCGTTTACGCGATCGTATTGAGAAACGATACGCCGTCGCCGCTCGCTCCTGAGAGTGATGAAGAAAAGATCGCACCTGAGAAAAAGCCTGATGCTCCGGCTGCTCCGCCGGCGAAGAAAGAGCCTGAAGCAACACGCATTGATCCCGACGGTATCGATCAACGGGTGATCGCGATCCCGGCGATCCCGACCCGAAATTTCAACAATCTTTATGCGGGCAAGGCTGGAACGCTCTACATTTCCGAGATACCGCAGGCATCGAATGCCACCGGGCTGACGATCCACAAATACGACATCGAAAAGCGCAAGCTCGACGAGGTTAAAACCGGGGTTGGCAGTTTTGTCGTCTCCGACAATGGCGACAAGATGCTTTACAGCCAGGGGCCGTCATGGAATCTCGTTTCGACAACCGTCCCGGCACGCCCTGGCGAAGGAATCGTAAAAACCTCTGACATGGAGGTTTTCATCGATCCGCGTGCCGAATGGCGGCAGATGTTCAACGAGATCTGGCGTGGTGAGCGCGATTTTCTCTACGATCCGAACACGCACGGCCTTGACATCGAGAAGGCTAAGAAGCTTTATGAGCCTTATCTCGCGGCCGTTCAGCATCGCGACGATCTGAATTATCTCTTCCGCGAAATGCTGAATCAGATCTCGGTCGGGCACATGTTCATCAACGGCGGCGACCGGCCACGGGCGGCTACAGTTCCGGGCGGACTGCTCGGAGCTGATTACAAGATCGAGAATGGCCGCTATCGTTTTGCCCGGGTCTACAACGGCGAAAACTGGAATCCGCAGCTTCGGGCTCCGCTGACGGCTCCCGGCGTCAATGTAAAGGCTGGTGAATATCTGCTTGCGGTAGGCGGCAGGGAACTGAAGGCGACGGATAATATTTACCAGAGGTTTGAGAGCACCGCCGGCAAGCAAGTATTGATAAAGGTCGGGCCGAATGCCGACGGCAGCGGTTCGCGAGAGGTGACAATTATTCCGACGGCAAATGAAGGCGGCCTGAGAAACCTTGCATGGATCGAGGACAATCGCCGGGCCGTCGAAAAGCTCAGCGACGGCAAACTTGGGTACGTTTATATTCCAAATACCGGCGGCGGCGGATACACTAGCTTTAACCGCTACTTTTTTGCCCAAACCAATAAACATGGAGCGGTGATCGACGAACGGTTCAACAGCGGCGGCCTGCTTGCGGACTACGTAGTCGAATACCTGAACCGTCAACAATTCGCCAAGCTTGCATTTCGTGAGGGCAAGGATTGGAATGTGCCGGCCGGCAGCATTTACGGGCCGAAGGCTATGCTGATCAATGAATTGGCCGGTTCAGGCGGCGATGCGATGCCGTGGTTCTTTAAAAAGGCGAAAACGGGAGCGTTGATCGGCAAACGCACCTGGGGCGGACTGATCGCCTCGGCGAGAATTCCGACGCTAATGGACGGCGGTTCGGTAACGGCTCCGAATGGAGCGGTGTACGGGCTGAACGGAGAATGGGAAGTTGAGAATAATGGCGTCGCTCCTGACATCGAGGTCGAATACGACCCCGCAGCCTGGCGTGCCGGACGCGATCCGCAGCTCGAACGTGCGGTGGAGTGGCTTTTGGCTGAGATCAAGAAGAATCCGCCGAAGGAATACAAGCGGCCGGCGTATCCTGACTATCACAAGGGAAGAATGCTTGGGAAACCTTAG